In Haliotis asinina isolate JCU_RB_2024 chromosome 16, JCU_Hal_asi_v2, whole genome shotgun sequence, the following are encoded in one genomic region:
- the LOC137267774 gene encoding uncharacterized protein: MTNPGMPPDEQLWDYLRGRSEHVYVSQKKMTCHKIFALLFYSICYWISPTLCATTEAPSPLCETGESDLCVLIPNELCPVEVIADLCPVTCGECGNVDRCTLPELQICRVFTSPTFSALCNEPLVGETLCPTACGRCGGSGGSGGSGGSCDLTCGAEEILDDTTCTCVPVNANCAVRDQPFCPVLANNPVYTALCDNPVMGIQLCPAACGRCDKCSSTDFYICPVINADLDRYCAFEGVRDLLCPQTCGQCDTTSATDSPCDVTCADNEILISDTCTCETETRICTLITDNNLCEALSLYASVCPRC, from the exons ATGACAAATCCTGGTATGCCTCCAGATGAACAGCTCTGGGACTACCTTCGTGGAAGA AGTGAACACGTGTATGTAAGTCAGAAGAAAATGACGTGCCACAAAATCTttgctttgttgttttattCCATATGTTATTGGATTTCGCCCACTCTCTGTGCAACCACTGAAGCCCCTTCTCCAT TATGTGAAACAGGAGAAAGCGACCTGTGCGTTCTGATACCGAACGAACTATGTCCAGTTGAAGTCATAGCTGACCTCTGCCCTGTCACATGTGGAGAATGCGGAA ATGTGGATAGATGCACCCTCCCCGAGCTACAGATCTGCCGGGTGTTCACCAGTCCAACGTTCTCAGCTTTGTGTAACGAGCCTTTGGTTGGCGAAACATTGTGTCCCACAGCGTGTGGGAGGTGCG GTGGTTCAGGTGGGTCAGGTGGTTCAGGTGGGTCGTGTGATCTCACGTGTGGAGCTGAGGAGATTCTCGATGATACAACGTGTACCTGTGTCCCTGTCAACG CGAACTGTGCGGTTAGAGACCAGCCCTTCTGTCCAGTTCTCGCCAACAACCCTGTATACACTGCCCTGTGTGACAACCCTGTGATGGGTATCCAGCTGTGCCCAGCTGCCTGTGGGCGTTGTG ACAAATGTTCGTCCACCGACTTCTACATATGCCCCGTGATAAATGCTGATCTCGACAGGTACTGTGCTTTCGAGGGAGTCAGGGATCTGCTTTGTCCACAGACGTGCGGCCAATGTGA TACAACTAGTGCAACAGATAGTCCGTGTGACGTCACATGCGCGGACAATGAGATATTGATCTCGGACACTTGCACATGCGAAACAG AGACTCGAATCTGTACCTTGATAACCGACAACAACCTGTGTGAGGCCCTGTCTCTTTACGCTAGCGTCTGTCCTCGTTGTTAA
- the LOC137267879 gene encoding uncharacterized protein: MSWRRDMIRILCMLWTLQGVWSDTNLTFTASWPTGHKGQFCVPVDRELQDWRVHLVFSDPVSKLDVFETNVVSSLNNDTEYIVTNKVWNGAEHPGDQICEAFIANTDSSVLSLSGHAFLEGTVGGGSGQTGVSGTGSSMNHTGAGTTKYDYEKVLGLSILFYDAQRSGKMPANNPISWRGDSSLTDRGDDGEDLTGGWYDAGDLMKDNFPMASATTILSWGFLKWSDAYKKAGQEDNMYDMIKTPLDYFLKCWNPTKKEYYVQVGKGSLDSTYWGRPEDMPPNQKAFKVTAAAPGSDAAGMAAAALAAGSMLFLSKDPKYSTTLLDAAVSLYDFATTYRGIYSQSVAPAAAGYPSSGYDDELCVAASMLYKATKNDSYLIDAKSFHDARTPWALSWDDAVVLCQLMLYELTNDTSYKTEVESYLTSWRPGGLVTYSPCGLAFRSKWGSLRYDANTVFVALAAAGDGINPLENRLWALSQINYILGDNKQDMSFVIGFGTKYPLQPHHRPSSCPDPPATCDWSEFKAPGPNPHVLNGALVGGPDGNDTYVDKRSDYVQNEVAVDYNAGFQSAIAGLIHLTLTGDLPPAPAAKC, from the exons ATGTCCTGGAG GAGAGATATGATCAGAATCCTGTGCATGTTATGGACGCTGCAAGGGGTGTGGTCTGACACGAACCTCACATTCACGGCGTCATGGCCAACCGGACACAAAGGCCAATTCTGTGTTCCTGTGGATAGAGAACTGCAAGACTGGAGGGTACACCTCGTGTTCAGCGACCCTGTGTCCAAACTGGAT GTGTTCGAAACGAATGTGGTTTCGTCGCTAAATAACGACACTGAGTACATCGTCACGAACAAAGTCTGGAATGGCGCCGAGCATCCGGGCGACCAGATATGTGAAGCGTTTATTGCAAACACCGACTCCAGTGTTCTCAGTCTCTCTGGCCATGCATTCTTGGAAGGAACAGTGGGTGGTGGTTCTGGCCAAACCGGCGTCTCGGGAACAGGGtcgtcaatga atcaTACGGGAGCTGGAACTACCAAATACGACTACGAGAAAGTTTTAGGATTGTCCATTCTATTTTATGACGCGCAACGATCTGGTAAAATGCCGGCAAATAACCCCATATCCTGGCGCGGTGACTCGTCCTTGACCGACAGAGGTGATGACGGGGAAGACCTGACCGGGGGCTGGTATGATG CGGGTGATTTAATGAAGGACAACTTTCCTATGGCTTCGGCAACTACCATATTGTCCTGGGGTTTCCTGAAATGGTCGGACGCTTACAAGAAGGCTGGACAAGAAGATAATATGTATGACATGATTAAGACGCCGCTGGACTATTTTCTGAAATGCTGGAATCCCACCAAGAAGGAATACTACGTGCAG GTTGGAAAGGGCAGTCTCGACAGCACTTATTGGGGAAGACCCGAGGACATGCCACCAAATCAGAAGGCATTCAAAGTGACTGCCGCAGCACCCGGAAGTGACGCAGCTGGGATGGCTGCTGCTGCCCTTGCAGCTGGTTCAATGCTATTTCTCTCCAAAG ATCCAAAGTACTCCACTACGTTGCTGGATGCAGCTGTGTCCCTGTACGACTTCGCTACAACCTACCGAGGTATCTACAGCCAAAGTGTTGCTCCTGCAGCTGCGGGCTACCC GTCCAGTGGCTACGATGACGAACTCTGTGTTGCGGCTAGTATGCTGTACAAGGCAACGAAGAACGACAGCTATCTCATTGATGCCAAGAGTTTCCATGATGCCAGAACCCCTTGGGCTCTGTCCTGGGATGATGCAGTGGTGTTGTGTCAG CTCATGTTGTACGAGCTTACCAATGACACCAGCTACAAGACTGAAGTGGAGTCCTACTTGACGAGCTGGAGACCTGGGGGGCTTGTGACCTACTCCCCCTGTGGTCTGGCGTTCAGGAGCAAGTGGGGCTCTCTCAGATATGACG CAAATACTGTTTTTGTTGCCCTGGCCGCTGCTGGAGACGGAATCAATCCACTTGAGAACCGACTGTGGGCTTTGAGTCAAATTAATTACATTCTTGGTGACAACAAACAAGACATGAGTTTTGTTATCGGATTTGGAACCAAGTATCCCTTACAGCCTCATCACCGACCGAG CTCTTGCCCTGACCCACCAGCCACCTGTGATTGGAGTGAATTCAAGGCTCCCGGTCCTAATCCCCATGTCCTGAACGGGGCGCTAGTGGGAGGCCCGGATGGAAATGACACTTACGTAGACAAGAGGAGCGACTATGTCCAGAATGAAGTGGCTGTTGACTACAATGCAGGATTCCAGTCTGCAATTGCAG GACTCATCCACTTGACGTTGACCGGAGATCTGCCTCCAGCTCCAGCTGCTAAATGTTGA